One Campylobacterota bacterium DNA segment encodes these proteins:
- a CDS encoding transglycosylase SLT domain-containing protein yields MIGRSLFLGALLVCSASAVTLDEIASKPPSREKNFLIWQFLKQDINASAASEAFYQIDTVNPRFLFDYAAKTDESEIRYTADCMQKVSTQLMAIEQDDCLYLALTPQKAQMLESYERELIATRLGDRFGDVQWLRTMNHNNHFAPYSDLEASLKLFNLSSPQYRHEHFNHPIDLESLASLTSMNGFAQLVYWSVTDPKLGELHASLANVSGGSYGFQTHFYLGINALRYGRADNAHFHLLEAKRKAPSPMERDKCTFWLYRVTSDDAMLRELSESLDINMYVLWARERLGVETENYFTTLPTSGPGGFKGDDPFEWNRLHREMVATPPEELYRLVERYEGDDSLAVQAYMIERVYQPYVHNFTMPYERYLQGIDNDQKAFLYALMRQETRLIPGLISRSFALGLMQIMPFNVDSISKIHPLKVSSYQDMFNPQFNIPYAIEHLKHIDNTLYNPVFKAYAYNGGIGFTKRLITAEGVFLNGVHEPFMSMELVWNAESREYGKKVLANYVIYKKILGESVSITRIFDNLTQPTLSDCFRAAAQAPAR; encoded by the coding sequence ATGATCGGCCGTTCACTGTTTCTGGGGGCGTTGCTGGTTTGTTCGGCATCCGCCGTCACCCTCGATGAGATCGCTTCCAAACCCCCTTCCCGGGAAAAGAACTTCCTCATCTGGCAATTTCTGAAACAAGACATCAACGCCTCCGCGGCAAGCGAAGCGTTTTACCAGATCGATACGGTCAACCCGCGTTTCTTGTTTGACTATGCTGCCAAAACCGACGAGAGCGAAATCCGCTACACCGCCGATTGCATGCAGAAAGTCTCCACCCAGCTCATGGCGATCGAGCAGGACGACTGCCTCTACCTCGCCCTCACCCCTCAAAAAGCGCAGATGCTCGAAAGCTACGAGCGTGAGCTGATCGCGACACGCCTGGGGGACCGTTTCGGCGACGTTCAATGGCTGCGTACGATGAACCATAACAATCACTTCGCCCCCTACAGCGACCTCGAAGCGTCGCTGAAGCTCTTCAACCTTTCCTCTCCTCAATACCGGCATGAGCATTTCAACCACCCCATCGATCTCGAAAGCCTTGCTTCCCTGACGTCGATGAACGGTTTTGCCCAGCTGGTGTACTGGAGCGTCACCGACCCGAAACTGGGCGAACTGCACGCTTCGCTGGCCAACGTCAGCGGCGGCTCTTACGGATTCCAGACCCATTTTTATCTCGGGATCAACGCCCTTCGCTACGGGCGCGCCGACAATGCCCATTTCCACCTGCTCGAAGCCAAGCGCAAAGCCCCTTCCCCGATGGAACGGGACAAATGCACCTTCTGGCTCTACCGTGTCACGTCGGATGACGCGATGCTTCGTGAGCTCTCCGAGAGCCTAGACATCAATATGTACGTCCTGTGGGCCAGGGAACGTCTGGGCGTCGAAACCGAAAACTATTTCACGACCCTTCCGACCAGCGGCCCCGGAGGATTCAAAGGGGACGATCCGTTCGAATGGAACCGTCTTCACCGCGAAATGGTCGCCACGCCGCCCGAAGAACTCTACCGCCTCGTCGAACGCTACGAAGGAGACGATTCGCTCGCCGTGCAGGCGTACATGATTGAACGGGTTTACCAGCCCTACGTTCATAATTTCACCATGCCCTACGAGCGCTATCTGCAAGGGATCGACAACGACCAAAAAGCGTTTCTCTATGCGCTCATGCGCCAGGAGACCCGGCTGATTCCGGGGTTGATCTCGCGTTCCTTCGCACTGGGCCTGATGCAGATCATGCCGTTCAATGTCGATTCGATCTCCAAAATCCACCCCCTCAAAGTCTCTTCGTATCAGGATATGTTCAACCCCCAGTTCAACATTCCCTATGCGATCGAGCATCTCAAACACATCGACAACACCCTTTACAATCCCGTGTTTAAAGCCTACGCCTACAACGGCGGCATCGGCTTTACGAAACGGCTGATTACGGCGGAGGGGGTTTTTCTAAACGGGGTGCACGAGCCGTTTATGAGTATGGAACTCGTCTGGAATGCGGAAAGCAGGGAATACGGCAAGAAAGTTCTTGCCAATTACGTGATCTACAAGAAGATCCTGGGGGAGAGCGTTTCGATCACTCGGATTTTTGATAATTTAACACAGCCGACCCTGTCTGATTGTTTTCGAGCCGCAGCGCAAGCCCCGGCCCGGTGA
- a CDS encoding class 1 fructose-bisphosphatase, translated as MNTILEAIQKSAIRIKHAIDVKDIGYSQEQNSSGETQLQLDIQSDLIIEEELSKIASVHTIASEEKEHPMTLNEEGRYFIAFDPLDGSSLVDVNLSVGSIFGIYDGGFSGKRMVAACYVVYGPRVELVFAQDGKASLYLLQNGEFEYVKEIRLNAKGKIMAPGGTQQHWAPYHKAMIDSFFARGYRLRYSGGMVPDLHQILLKGGGLFSYPGAADKPEGKLRMLFEVFPFAFVFETAGGKAVDGKGRVLEKIHAHVHDTSPCFFGSSEEVDEVISVYAREQ; from the coding sequence ATGAACACGATTTTAGAAGCGATCCAGAAAAGCGCAATCCGCATCAAACACGCCATCGATGTCAAAGACATCGGTTATTCGCAAGAACAGAACAGCTCCGGGGAAACGCAGCTTCAGCTCGACATCCAAAGCGACCTCATTATCGAAGAGGAACTGAGCAAAATCGCATCGGTCCACACCATCGCCAGCGAAGAAAAAGAACATCCCATGACGCTCAATGAAGAGGGGCGCTATTTCATCGCGTTCGATCCGCTCGACGGTTCATCGCTCGTCGACGTCAATCTCAGCGTCGGATCGATTTTCGGCATTTACGACGGCGGGTTTTCGGGGAAACGGATGGTTGCCGCCTGCTACGTCGTTTACGGTCCGCGCGTCGAGCTCGTATTTGCCCAGGACGGCAAAGCCTCTCTTTATCTGCTCCAAAACGGCGAATTCGAGTACGTCAAGGAGATCCGCTTGAACGCTAAGGGAAAAATCATGGCCCCCGGCGGTACGCAGCAACACTGGGCCCCCTACCACAAAGCGATGATCGATTCGTTCTTCGCGCGCGGCTATCGCCTGCGCTATTCGGGCGGTATGGTTCCCGATCTGCACCAGATTCTCCTCAAAGGCGGCGGTCTGTTCAGCTACCCCGGCGCAGCCGACAAACCGGAGGGGAAACTGCGGATGCTGTTCGAGGTTTTTCCTTTCGCCTTCGTCTTCGAAACGGCCGGCGGAAAAGCGGTCGACGGCAAAGGGCGGGTGCTGGAGAAAATCCACGCGCACGTCCACGACACGAGTCCGTGTTTCTTCGGCTCGTCCGAGGAAGTCGACGAGGTTATAAGTGTCTATGCACGGGAACAGTGA
- a CDS encoding SprT family zinc-dependent metalloprotease, whose amino-acid sequence MTFCARTSAILYEYRPRNRNTYITVTKEGEVCVRSPIRDEQRIRELLCRKEEWIREHLARIHERTRDVHRPGETIRFRGENVPLGHFPALEKKLEKCRSLIDIEKYYHRFYRDEALLTLPSRIEHYVRKTGLKPREIRFKKMRRRWGSCDSKGVVTFNTMMMQLSYEHIDYIIVHELAHLEHMNHSRFFHELVRRYLPEEKRLRRELRGISPH is encoded by the coding sequence ATGACCTTTTGCGCCCGCACCTCCGCAATCCTCTACGAGTACCGTCCCCGTAACCGCAATACGTACATCACGGTAACGAAAGAGGGGGAAGTGTGCGTCCGCTCTCCGATACGCGACGAGCAACGGATCCGTGAGCTGTTGTGCCGAAAAGAAGAGTGGATACGAGAACACCTTGCGCGCATACATGAGCGGACCCGTGACGTTCACCGTCCGGGCGAGACGATCCGTTTCCGGGGAGAAAACGTGCCGCTTGGGCATTTCCCGGCATTGGAAAAAAAGCTCGAAAAATGCCGAAGCTTGATTGATATTGAAAAATATTACCACCGTTTTTACCGTGATGAAGCTCTTTTGACCTTACCTTCGCGGATCGAACATTACGTACGCAAAACGGGGCTGAAACCCCGCGAAATCCGTTTCAAAAAAATGCGCAGACGGTGGGGCAGCTGCGATTCGAAAGGGGTCGTGACGTTCAATACGATGATGATGCAGCTCTCCTACGAGCACATCGATTACATCATCGTCCACGAACTGGCACACCTGGAGCACATGAACCATTCCCGTTTTTTCCACGAACTGGTCCGGCGCTATCTCCCCGAGGAAAAACGGCTCCGACGCGAACTCAGAGGGATTTCGCCGCATTAA
- the ybeY gene encoding rRNA maturation RNase YbeY, whose protein sequence is MIELDNRTDKHYDFSRLETIAASLGDREIELILTDNDEIAQINRAFRGIDKATDVLSFPSDPFPGAPLGSIVISVDKVASVASELGHGEEEELSLLFIHGVLHLMGYDHEIDNGEMRAKEEELIERFALPKSLIVRTLEE, encoded by the coding sequence ATGATAGAACTCGACAACCGAACCGACAAACACTACGATTTCAGCCGATTGGAAACGATCGCCGCGAGTCTGGGCGACCGTGAAATCGAACTGATCCTGACCGACAATGATGAGATTGCGCAGATCAACCGCGCTTTTCGCGGCATCGACAAAGCGACCGACGTGCTGAGCTTTCCGAGCGATCCGTTTCCCGGCGCGCCGCTGGGCAGTATCGTCATCAGCGTCGACAAAGTCGCTTCGGTGGCTTCGGAACTTGGACATGGCGAAGAAGAAGAGCTCTCGCTGCTGTTTATCCACGGAGTGTTGCACCTGATGGGATACGATCACGAAATCGATAACGGCGAGATGCGGGCCAAAGAAGAAGAGCTGATCGAACGGTTCGCCCTGCCCAAAAGCCTGATCGTCCGGACGCTCGAAGAATAG
- the queC gene encoding 7-cyano-7-deazaguanine synthase QueC — MRKKALCIMSGGMDSTLAAYMMRDEGYGIVALHFNYGQRTVRKELEAFRSICADLGVEHTYEIDLDFFTAIGASALTDHTIEVPTGGLEAGVPVTYVPFRNGIFLSIATAIAEKEGCEAIAIGVVEEDSSGYPDCTGNFIDAFEKAANLGTKESTRISIKMPLVRLKKSQIVVEAAALNVPLHLTWSCYKDEDAACGVCDSCRLRLRGFEAAGMRDPIPYCQ; from the coding sequence ATGAGAAAAAAAGCGTTGTGCATTATGAGCGGGGGCATGGATTCAACCCTCGCGGCGTATATGATGAGAGATGAGGGATACGGAATCGTGGCGCTGCATTTCAACTACGGGCAGCGTACCGTCCGTAAGGAACTTGAAGCGTTTCGTTCCATCTGCGCCGATCTGGGCGTCGAACACACGTACGAAATCGATCTCGATTTTTTTACCGCAATCGGGGCTTCGGCACTGACGGATCACACCATAGAGGTCCCTACCGGGGGGCTTGAAGCGGGAGTTCCGGTGACCTACGTACCGTTTCGGAACGGGATTTTCCTCTCGATTGCTACGGCAATTGCCGAAAAAGAGGGGTGCGAAGCGATCGCCATCGGCGTTGTCGAAGAGGACAGCAGCGGCTATCCCGACTGTACCGGCAATTTTATCGACGCGTTTGAAAAAGCGGCCAACCTGGGAACAAAAGAATCGACCCGAATTTCCATCAAAATGCCGCTTGTACGCCTGAAAAAATCGCAAATCGTCGTCGAAGCGGCGGCCCTCAACGTTCCGCTGCATCTGACGTGGAGCTGTTACAAGGACGAAGACGCGGCATGCGGTGTCTGCGACAGCTGCCGTTTGCGGTTGCGCGGATTCGAGGCGGCCGGCATGAGAGACCCGATTCCATATTGCCAATGA
- the gdhA gene encoding NADP-specific glutamate dehydrogenase encodes MPYVKEVFDYLRRTSPSQTEFYQAAEEVLESLRPLMEKYPKYREHKIIERIVEPERQILFRVNWVDDKGEIQVNKGFRIEFNSALGPYKGGLRFHPSVNAGVIKFLGFEQIFKNALTGLQIGGGKGGSDFDPKGKSNREIMRFCQAFMSELFRHIGATTDVPAGDIGVGAREIGYMFGMYKKLANSYEGVLTGKSLNWGGSLGRTEATGYGAVYFAKYMLEDRNETLEGKVCTVSGSGNVAIYTIEKLYHLGAKPVTCSDSNGMIYDPEGIDLELLKELKEVNRARLSEYVAQRPNATYTPVSEYPAGRNAVWSVPCFAAFPSATQNELNLADAQELLKNGCVCVSEGANMPSTLEAVHAFIDAKICYGPGKAANAGGVATSQLEMAQNASMVSWTFEEVDAKLAQIMKNIYLNASQTAAEFGQPTNLVLGANIAGFRKVADAMIEQGIV; translated from the coding sequence ATGCCGTACGTAAAAGAAGTCTTCGACTACCTCCGAAGAACCAGCCCTTCGCAGACCGAGTTTTATCAGGCCGCCGAAGAGGTCCTCGAGTCGCTCCGTCCGCTGATGGAAAAATATCCCAAATATCGCGAGCACAAGATCATCGAACGGATCGTCGAACCCGAACGCCAGATCCTTTTCCGCGTCAACTGGGTCGATGACAAAGGCGAAATCCAGGTCAACAAAGGATTTCGTATCGAATTCAACTCCGCCCTTGGACCCTACAAAGGAGGGTTGCGTTTCCACCCGAGCGTTAACGCCGGGGTCATCAAGTTTCTTGGATTCGAGCAGATCTTTAAAAATGCCTTGACGGGCCTCCAGATCGGCGGCGGTAAAGGGGGAAGCGACTTCGATCCCAAAGGGAAATCGAACCGTGAAATCATGCGGTTTTGTCAGGCGTTCATGAGCGAACTTTTTCGTCACATCGGCGCAACGACGGACGTTCCGGCCGGGGATATCGGTGTCGGCGCACGCGAGATCGGCTACATGTTCGGTATGTACAAAAAACTGGCCAACAGCTACGAAGGGGTTCTGACCGGGAAATCCCTCAACTGGGGCGGCTCACTGGGTCGTACCGAAGCGACGGGATACGGTGCGGTCTATTTCGCCAAATACATGCTCGAAGACCGTAACGAGACGCTCGAAGGTAAAGTCTGTACCGTATCGGGTTCGGGGAATGTCGCGATCTATACGATCGAAAAACTCTATCACCTCGGCGCAAAGCCCGTCACCTGCAGCGATTCGAACGGGATGATCTACGATCCCGAGGGGATTGACCTTGAACTCCTCAAAGAACTCAAAGAGGTCAACCGTGCGCGTCTGAGCGAATACGTCGCCCAGCGTCCGAACGCGACATACACGCCGGTATCCGAATATCCAGCCGGCCGCAATGCCGTATGGTCGGTCCCGTGTTTCGCGGCGTTCCCGAGTGCGACCCAAAACGAACTCAACCTCGCCGACGCGCAGGAACTGCTCAAAAACGGGTGCGTCTGTGTCAGCGAAGGGGCGAACATGCCCTCGACTCTCGAAGCGGTTCACGCGTTCATCGACGCAAAAATCTGCTATGGTCCGGGAAAAGCGGCCAACGCGGGCGGCGTAGCGACGTCGCAGCTTGAGATGGCGCAAAACGCTTCGATGGTGAGCTGGACGTTTGAAGAGGTCGATGCCAAACTCGCGCAGATCATGAAAAACATCTACCTCAACGCCAGTCAGACGGCGGCCGAATTCGGCCAGCCGACCAACCTGGTCCTTGGGGCCAATATCGCAGGCTTCCGCAAAGTTGCCGATGCGATGATCGAGCAGGGAATCGTCTGA
- the metG gene encoding methionine--tRNA ligase, which produces MSKNYITTPIYYVNGEAHIGHAYTTFIADALARHSRLVGNETYFLTGTDEHGQKIEESAKKQNKPTQQFADEISATFRNLWDEFGISYDQFIRTTDAAHKKGVQAAFAKMVENGDVYKDFYEGNYCVSCETFFPESQLMDGGCCPDCGRPTTIVKEESYFFRLSKYEKPLLDYYEAHPEFILPKSRRNEVMSFVKSGLNDLSVTRTSFSWGVPLPESLNEPKHVMYVWLDALMNYVTALGYGTDEAKMSFWPANVQLVGKDILRFHAIYWPAFLMSLGLPLPKHIGAHGWWTRDGEKMSKSKGNVVDPREVSKHYGAENFRYFMMREVPFGQDGDFSQRALIDRLNSDLSNDLGNLLNRIIGMSEKYSDFRIDSVDVEKYHARELGDAHALLDALPPYLEELQIHRYLEELWKVFTIGNKAIEEHAPWSKIKEGRTDEALATVALVANLLAKASVMLHGIMPNTTATIADALGFAINTQSYNDLIVNKKLLAPFTIKKIPPLFPRVEEPLMSEAPKAMIEEAPKAAEPKKEEKKESTVPSEGLITIDQFFQTSLKVGTVLEAEEVPKSSKLLKLQVDLGEETPRQIIAGIREYYSAESLVGTQVCVVANLKPAKLMGMLSEGMILAAKDTEGLCLVRPEKPRTSGSSIG; this is translated from the coding sequence ATGAGCAAAAACTATATTACCACCCCCATCTACTATGTCAACGGCGAAGCCCACATCGGTCATGCCTACACCACGTTCATCGCCGATGCCCTCGCCCGCCACTCGCGCCTCGTCGGCAACGAAACCTATTTTCTCACCGGTACCGACGAACACGGCCAGAAAATCGAGGAATCGGCGAAAAAACAGAACAAGCCGACACAGCAGTTTGCCGACGAGATCAGCGCCACCTTCCGCAACCTCTGGGACGAGTTCGGCATCAGCTACGACCAGTTCATCCGGACCACCGATGCCGCGCACAAAAAAGGGGTCCAGGCCGCATTCGCGAAAATGGTCGAAAACGGCGACGTTTACAAAGACTTTTACGAGGGGAACTACTGCGTCAGCTGCGAAACGTTTTTCCCCGAGTCGCAGCTCATGGACGGCGGATGCTGCCCCGACTGCGGACGTCCTACCACCATCGTCAAGGAAGAGAGTTATTTCTTCCGTCTCAGCAAGTACGAAAAGCCGTTGCTCGACTATTACGAAGCACACCCCGAATTCATCCTTCCCAAATCGCGCCGTAACGAGGTAATGAGCTTCGTCAAAAGCGGTCTCAACGACCTCTCCGTCACCCGGACGAGCTTTAGCTGGGGGGTTCCGCTCCCCGAATCCCTCAACGAACCAAAACACGTCATGTACGTCTGGCTCGACGCCCTCATGAACTATGTAACGGCGCTGGGATACGGCACCGACGAAGCCAAAATGTCGTTCTGGCCCGCCAACGTTCAGCTCGTCGGCAAAGACATCCTCCGATTCCACGCGATCTATTGGCCGGCGTTTTTGATGAGTCTCGGGTTGCCGCTTCCCAAACACATCGGAGCGCACGGGTGGTGGACCCGCGACGGCGAAAAAATGTCCAAATCCAAAGGGAACGTCGTCGATCCGCGCGAAGTTTCCAAGCACTACGGCGCCGAAAATTTCCGCTATTTCATGATGCGCGAAGTGCCGTTCGGACAGGATGGGGACTTTTCGCAGCGTGCCCTCATCGACCGCCTCAACTCCGATCTCTCCAACGATCTTGGGAACCTGCTCAACCGCATCATCGGAATGAGTGAAAAATATTCCGACTTCCGCATCGACAGTGTTGACGTCGAAAAATACCACGCACGCGAACTGGGCGATGCGCACGCGCTCCTCGACGCGCTCCCTCCTTATCTTGAGGAGCTGCAGATTCACCGTTACCTCGAAGAACTCTGGAAAGTCTTCACGATCGGGAACAAGGCCATCGAAGAGCATGCGCCCTGGAGCAAAATCAAAGAGGGACGAACGGACGAAGCCCTCGCCACCGTCGCCCTCGTCGCCAATCTACTCGCCAAAGCCTCGGTCATGCTGCACGGCATCATGCCCAATACCACGGCCACCATCGCCGATGCGCTGGGATTCGCGATCAATACCCAAAGTTACAACGACCTGATCGTCAACAAAAAGCTTTTGGCCCCGTTCACGATCAAAAAAATCCCTCCCCTTTTCCCGCGCGTCGAAGAGCCTCTGATGAGCGAAGCCCCCAAAGCGATGATCGAGGAAGCCCCCAAAGCGGCCGAGCCGAAAAAAGAGGAGAAAAAAGAGAGTACGGTCCCCAGTGAAGGTCTTATCACGATCGATCAGTTTTTCCAGACCTCGCTTAAAGTCGGAACCGTCCTCGAAGCCGAGGAAGTGCCCAAAAGTTCGAAACTCCTGAAGCTTCAGGTCGATCTGGGCGAAGAGACGCCCCGCCAGATCATCGCGGGGATCCGCGAATACTACTCCGCCGAATCGCTGGTGGGAACACAGGTGTGCGTCGTTGCCAACCTCAAACCCGCGAAGCTTATGGGAATGCTCTCGGAGGGGATGATCCTCGCGGCCAAAGACACTGAGGGACTCTGCCTCGTACGTCCCGAAAAACCACGCACGAGCGGAAGTTCGATTGGATGA
- a CDS encoding N-acetyltransferase — translation MNTIVYQKPTLRDIPAMQALVAPEIESGVILPRSNDEIATNIRSYWLAMDGEKIVGFCALHIHSPNLAELRSMIINPDYRGRSIGSELVEKACEEGRKLGLKEVLALTYQQRFFERLGFVEIPKESIPEHKIWADCIKCKHFPVCNEVSLIKTL, via the coding sequence ATGAATACGATCGTCTATCAAAAACCGACTCTGCGCGATATTCCCGCGATGCAGGCCCTGGTCGCGCCCGAAATCGAATCGGGGGTGATCCTTCCCCGCAGCAACGATGAAATCGCAACGAACATCCGTTCGTACTGGCTGGCGATGGACGGGGAGAAGATCGTCGGCTTTTGCGCGCTGCACATCCACTCTCCGAACCTCGCCGAATTGCGTTCGATGATCATCAATCCCGATTATCGCGGACGTAGCATCGGCAGTGAACTGGTCGAAAAGGCGTGCGAAGAGGGGCGCAAACTCGGCCTTAAAGAAGTTTTGGCGTTGACTTACCAGCAGCGCTTTTTCGAACGTCTGGGATTTGTCGAAATCCCCAAAGAGTCGATCCCCGAACACAAAATCTGGGCCGACTGCATCAAATGCAAACATTTTCCGGTATGCAACGAAGTTTCCCTTATCAAGACATTGTAA
- the mobB gene encoding molybdopterin-guanine dinucleotide biosynthesis protein B, translated as MKKRLAVAFTGPSNSGKTTLILKVARKLIHEHGLQVAIVKNDPKDKAQFDVPGKDSYKFSDTGAEVIVTSPTRTTYFSKRHKELDELIALFGEFDVLLVEGLKNLPLPRISIFRGSIDTDYFPYMNALAVDDTIDTARYTVPAGIDLLDLNNPDQVIGWILDNAKVLE; from the coding sequence TTGAAAAAACGACTAGCGGTTGCGTTTACCGGCCCCTCCAACAGCGGCAAAACGACCCTTATTCTCAAAGTGGCCCGAAAACTGATCCACGAGCACGGTCTGCAGGTCGCCATCGTCAAAAACGACCCCAAAGACAAGGCCCAGTTCGACGTTCCCGGAAAAGACAGCTACAAGTTCAGCGATACGGGGGCCGAAGTGATCGTCACTTCCCCGACGCGCACCACCTATTTTTCCAAACGGCACAAAGAACTCGACGAGCTGATCGCCCTGTTCGGCGAGTTCGACGTGCTGCTGGTCGAGGGGCTCAAAAACCTCCCCCTCCCGCGCATCAGCATTTTCCGGGGATCGATCGATACCGACTATTTTCCCTACATGAACGCCCTGGCGGTCGACGACACGATCGACACCGCCCGCTATACGGTCCCCGCGGGGATCGATCTGCTCGATCTCAACAACCCCGATCAGGTGATCGGATGGATTTTAGACAACGCAAAGGTACTTGAATGA
- the mrdA gene encoding penicillin-binding protein 2, with protein MKIKILFAIFAIVWLGLLVRVFHLSIQSNEYYETLSERNSIKSELTAPVRGEILDRNNEPIAINELGFKIALAPHLTKGKDATALEREIAYLNAMIPGLDTKKIAKTYKQQDSYYNHSFIDVVDFIPHEKIIPVYALMNLRETIKISPSPKRLYPYGSVGAHLIGYVAKANQKEIDSNPALKLIGHVGKNGIEKYYNDYLQGVAGERRIKVNAQNIEIEELGRTATKENRNLVLNIDMRLQNYIGELFAGKVGSIIVMDVYGAVYAAGSYPEYDLNAFVSGISSAEWNALMTSVDAPFTNKMINGLYPPGSTIKTGMGMLYATSGLLNEHDEVYCTGSMKLGNRAFRCWKHSGHGSTDMAKAITQSCDDYFYKGSLQVGIERMSKGLIRMGLGKKTGIDLPNEFIGTVPSREWKRKKFNKPWYQGETLNTSIGQGDFLVTPMQIAQFTALMATGKLPIPHIAKTISDNPYTPKPIDVLTPAEKKILPIVQSAMRGVCNDPGGTAKAYVYTRFPIAGKTGTAQTTGIAQGVKQRESEHSMEYFRRSHAWFTTYGPADSPQFIVTVMVEHGGHGGEATGGIVSAIYNKLDELGYIKKQPALP; from the coding sequence ATGAAAATCAAGATTTTGTTCGCCATTTTCGCGATCGTCTGGCTGGGATTATTGGTGCGGGTGTTTCACCTCTCCATCCAGTCGAACGAGTATTACGAAACCCTCTCCGAACGCAACAGTATCAAAAGCGAATTGACCGCTCCCGTGCGCGGTGAGATTCTCGACCGCAACAACGAACCGATCGCCATCAACGAACTGGGGTTCAAAATCGCCCTTGCCCCCCACCTGACCAAAGGAAAAGATGCGACAGCGCTGGAACGCGAAATCGCCTATCTCAATGCGATGATTCCGGGGCTGGATACGAAAAAAATCGCCAAAACCTACAAACAGCAGGACTCGTATTACAACCACTCGTTCATCGACGTCGTCGATTTCATCCCGCACGAAAAAATCATCCCCGTTTACGCGCTGATGAACCTGCGCGAGACGATCAAAATTTCGCCGTCCCCCAAACGCCTTTATCCCTACGGTTCGGTCGGTGCCCATCTGATCGGTTACGTCGCCAAGGCCAACCAAAAAGAGATTGATTCCAACCCCGCCCTCAAACTGATCGGGCACGTCGGGAAAAACGGGATCGAAAAATACTACAACGATTACCTTCAGGGGGTCGCGGGGGAACGCCGTATCAAGGTCAACGCCCAGAACATCGAAATCGAGGAGCTGGGTCGGACCGCGACGAAAGAAAATCGCAACCTTGTCCTCAACATCGATATGCGGCTTCAAAACTACATCGGCGAACTCTTCGCCGGAAAAGTGGGTTCCATTATCGTCATGGACGTTTATGGGGCGGTCTATGCGGCGGGAAGCTATCCCGAATACGACCTGAACGCATTTGTCTCGGGGATCAGCTCGGCGGAGTGGAACGCCCTGATGACGAGCGTCGATGCGCCGTTCACCAACAAAATGATCAACGGACTCTATCCCCCCGGATCGACGATCAAAACGGGGATGGGGATGCTTTACGCCACTTCCGGACTTCTCAACGAGCATGACGAGGTTTACTGTACGGGGTCCATGAAGCTGGGGAACCGAGCGTTTCGATGCTGGAAACACAGCGGACACGGCAGTACCGACATGGCCAAAGCGATCACCCAAAGCTGCGACGACTACTTCTACAAGGGGAGTCTGCAAGTCGGAATCGAGCGGATGAGCAAAGGGCTGATCCGGATGGGGCTGGGCAAGAAAACGGGGATCGATTTGCCGAACGAATTCATCGGAACCGTTCCCAGCCGCGAGTGGAAACGGAAAAAATTCAACAAACCGTGGTATCAGGGGGAGACGCTCAACACGTCGATTGGGCAGGGGGATTTTCTTGTGACCCCGATGCAGATCGCCCAGTTCACCGCTTTGATGGCGACCGGGAAGCTGCCGATACCCCATATTGCCAAAACCATTTCGGACAACCCCTACACCCCCAAGCCGATCGATGTCCTCACGCCTGCGGAGAAAAAGATTCTACCGATCGTCCAAAGCGCGATGAGGGGGGTATGTAACGATCCGGGCGGAACCGCCAAAGCTTACGTCTATACGCGTTTCCCGATCGCGGGAAAAACGGGGACGGCCCAGACGACGGGGATCGCTCAGGGGGTCAAACAGCGCGAGAGCGAACATTCGATGGAGTATTTCAGACGTTCGCATGCATGGTTTACGACCTACGGCCCGGCCGACAGCCCGCAATTCATCGTGACGGTTATGGTCGAACACGGAGGACACGGGGGCGAAGCGACCGGCGGAATCGTCTCGGCGATCTACAACAAGCTCGATGAGCTGGGGTATATCAAAAAGCAGCCCGCGCTTCCCTAA